One region of Syntrophobacter fumaroxidans MPOB genomic DNA includes:
- a CDS encoding PA14 domain-containing protein, which yields MFKKATVAIILVMAICLSSTIFCPNVARAETMGDYSLIPPFVTAGASPLVMLVLGRDHKLYFPAYNDAIDLDADGIIETHFKPSIEYYGYFDSNKCYSYNSSASPKRFDPFGPATMPGRTCDGSHWSGNFLNYLTMSRMDCMRKVFYGGYRAVDTTTETVLERVLLPMDTHSWGKEYCSIAHDGYDIRQYTPLSLPTAGFRHLFANTTPSSAGDPTLRVLPNNFHRIYEWVSKERPEADTSLVISSASSGTLPNSHTDFTSRFSTWGGTTTPIYLECVTTPAAIAGTGNPCAGADQMYESDVFLSKFTATLTIKTAGSYTFGVEGDDSVEVRIKDSGGTTRVNWVGVYGEHDLPGIPPSAPANSSSAVTLAAGNYTIEFNHAHKSSETAGYYLFWKGPDSGSTTVASIVPPYSTATQCGLTNVVHTVYGMNLLASALTDYSVRVKVGVNSGTITPESNCKRYGTEASPIYKPVGILQRFGASDRILFGLMTGSYSKNLHGGVLRKKVSSISNEINASTGVFTSTVGIIKTLDRIKTYGYSWSSYDYGASGPACCPLIVDEPLDEYQASAGSGACTMWGNPIAEMMYETLRYFAGHGAPTTTYDYGTGTTIDSSMNLPRETDWSDPYATRPSCSKPFMVVISDIYPSYDTDDLPGASFGSFSPTSTLTGKNIATGATETLNVTDLANTISTGEGINGHDYFVGQSGASAGYTGACTGQTVSGFGNIRGLCPDEPTKEGGYYSAAVAHFGRRNKITSSTTDSQSVTTYTIGLSSPNPNLEIPVGDKKITVVPFAKSTGTGYGIPLTQGAFQPTNQNAGFYLNNLAPNMTSGEFMINWEDAEQGNDFDQDVLVVYKWQVIDDSGNAVSDPALGTQVVINLRCLYSSQGLDTHSGFTLSGALNPDGTDADGPWLVVKDINNTYQSYWLDYQNYRGYTGVTALTTSWTGVFKPKPSATGADLIKTPLWYAAKWGGFEDADGDDVPDLQQEWDKGKTGTPDTYFYVTSPLKLENALNSSFSDILRRAAAGTAASVISSTRSGEGAIYQALFYPEFKDDLGNTVNWVGEIHSMMVDSYGNMREDTNGNHVLDVTNCPDDVSGNPLCDYILQFSSEFINIVYKYNDANGNSQLDTDETVSPITIGTMRGCRADEMALPIASRQCIAYLWSTSATMNAIADSDIITQRSSYDDTSNKRYVFTFIDGKDSIGNIDMIPQSTEIVDFTEANSEIIKPYLHMYKPIFGTLPGWVPTVSMTAGTPYQDFLSKQAKRIINYIRGQDQAAYTSSTSPAYTIPAMRPRQSNYDESGTAETWRLGDIVYSTPTVVAAPSEDFDLLYKDTSYIDFYRKYRNRRIVIYAGGNDGMLHAFNAGFYSSRHKKFCLDWNSSLTDPCLDAGRDLGTELWAYVPYNLLPHLYWLTDAAYTSEYHVNYVDLKPRIFDAKIFAADTDHPNGWGTVMVVGMRFGGGKIRADLNHDNTYSTSSTPADRIMRSSFFVMDITNPEVPPKLLAEISDDSLGFTTCYPAVLTMKDKNPTATLNDWYLVLGSGPHGAGGPDGNPGADNTALTYGTSDQPGKIVLVSLNNLAQGTTAMQTLDGTTDALSLAGQVKPFSSLDTYSFISDPIAVDYDLDYKADSIYYGTVMGGFVTAPVAGPIPTSPPPWGGKLRRLVTADDPDPATWIKNSVLIDLSNIITYDGGGAVVKDYRYGQPIVAAPAIGKDASKNCWVFFGTGRFYNRLDATDATSNNMMSYYGIKEPATGTNPPVLTWATVDRRDLLDVTQAQVFEGGSTVQGVTGATNFDALRSLVATKSGWLIDFVNPTSPFLTGERNLGQATLLGDILTFTTYTPSTNVCKFEGTSVLYACYYGTGTAYPESVIGLGTNFVVEGGTNKFEVLRKVSLGQGLTLTPNIHTGREDGSNVYVQTSTGTILQLKEANPGMVKSGKAGWEEWMTQY from the coding sequence ATGTTTAAGAAAGCAACCGTTGCGATTATTCTGGTGATGGCAATTTGCCTCTCGAGCACGATTTTCTGTCCGAACGTCGCCAGGGCGGAAACGATGGGCGATTACAGTCTCATCCCTCCATTCGTCACGGCCGGCGCTTCCCCCCTGGTCATGCTCGTGCTGGGCCGGGACCACAAGCTATACTTTCCGGCGTACAACGACGCCATCGATCTCGACGCGGACGGCATCATCGAGACGCATTTCAAGCCGAGCATAGAGTATTATGGATATTTCGACAGCAACAAATGCTACAGCTACAACTCCAGCGCTTCACCCAAGCGCTTCGATCCGTTCGGTCCCGCCACCATGCCGGGCAGGACCTGCGACGGTTCCCACTGGAGCGGCAACTTCCTCAACTACCTGACCATGTCGCGCATGGACTGCATGAGAAAGGTGTTCTACGGCGGCTACCGTGCGGTGGACACCACGACGGAAACCGTGCTTGAGCGGGTCCTGCTCCCGATGGACACGCACTCCTGGGGCAAGGAATACTGCAGCATCGCTCACGACGGTTACGACATCAGGCAATACACTCCCCTTTCGCTCCCCACCGCGGGTTTCCGCCACCTGTTCGCAAACACCACCCCGTCCTCCGCGGGTGACCCGACGTTGCGCGTTCTCCCCAATAATTTTCATCGCATCTATGAGTGGGTGTCGAAGGAACGCCCGGAGGCGGACACGAGTCTGGTGATTTCTTCGGCGTCGTCCGGCACTCTCCCGAACAGCCACACCGACTTTACAAGCCGGTTCTCGACATGGGGCGGGACCACTACCCCCATTTATCTCGAATGCGTAACGACACCGGCGGCGATTGCCGGGACAGGAAACCCCTGCGCCGGAGCCGACCAAATGTATGAGAGCGACGTTTTCCTCTCCAAATTCACCGCGACGCTCACCATCAAGACAGCGGGATCCTACACCTTCGGAGTGGAAGGGGACGACAGCGTCGAGGTCCGGATCAAGGACTCCGGCGGCACCACGCGGGTCAACTGGGTCGGCGTGTACGGCGAGCACGATCTGCCCGGCATTCCTCCCTCGGCCCCCGCGAATTCGTCCAGCGCCGTGACTCTCGCGGCCGGGAACTACACGATTGAATTCAATCATGCCCACAAGTCGTCGGAGACGGCGGGCTATTACTTGTTCTGGAAGGGGCCCGACTCCGGCTCCACCACCGTCGCTTCCATCGTGCCTCCTTATTCCACGGCGACGCAATGCGGGCTCACCAACGTCGTCCATACCGTCTACGGCATGAACCTGCTCGCATCGGCGCTGACCGACTACAGCGTGCGGGTCAAGGTCGGCGTCAACTCCGGCACGATCACGCCCGAGAGCAACTGCAAGAGGTACGGCACCGAAGCGAGCCCCATCTACAAGCCGGTGGGCATCCTCCAGCGGTTCGGAGCATCGGATCGCATCCTCTTCGGCCTCATGACCGGCTCGTACAGCAAGAACCTCCATGGAGGCGTCCTCAGAAAGAAAGTGTCCTCGATTTCCAATGAAATCAATGCATCCACCGGGGTATTCACCAGCACGGTGGGAATCATCAAGACCCTCGACCGCATCAAGACTTACGGCTACAGCTGGAGCAGCTACGATTACGGCGCGTCGGGACCTGCATGCTGCCCCCTGATCGTGGACGAGCCGCTGGATGAATACCAGGCAAGCGCCGGAAGCGGGGCCTGCACCATGTGGGGAAATCCCATCGCCGAGATGATGTATGAGACCCTGCGGTATTTTGCGGGTCACGGCGCCCCGACAACCACTTACGACTACGGCACGGGTACGACGATCGACAGCTCCATGAATCTGCCGCGGGAAACGGACTGGTCGGATCCATACGCGACGCGGCCCAGTTGCTCCAAGCCGTTCATGGTCGTCATCAGCGACATCTACCCGTCCTACGACACGGACGACCTGCCGGGAGCCTCGTTCGGGAGCTTCTCTCCCACTTCGACCCTGACGGGCAAAAACATCGCAACCGGCGCAACGGAAACGCTCAACGTCACCGACCTGGCCAACACGATCTCGACCGGGGAAGGCATCAACGGCCATGATTACTTCGTCGGGCAGAGCGGGGCGTCCGCGGGCTATACCGGCGCATGCACGGGCCAGACGGTCAGCGGGTTCGGCAACATCCGGGGGCTCTGTCCCGACGAGCCCACGAAGGAAGGCGGTTACTACTCCGCTGCCGTCGCCCATTTCGGCCGCAGGAACAAGATCACTTCGTCCACGACCGACAGCCAGAGCGTCACGACCTACACCATCGGTCTGTCCTCTCCCAATCCCAACCTGGAGATCCCCGTCGGAGACAAGAAGATCACCGTGGTCCCGTTCGCGAAGTCCACGGGAACCGGTTACGGCATCCCCTTGACCCAGGGGGCGTTCCAACCGACCAATCAGAACGCGGGATTCTACCTCAACAATCTCGCCCCCAATATGACTTCCGGGGAATTCATGATCAACTGGGAGGATGCGGAGCAGGGGAACGACTTCGACCAAGACGTCCTGGTGGTCTACAAGTGGCAGGTCATCGACGACTCCGGTAACGCGGTCTCCGATCCCGCGCTCGGCACCCAGGTGGTCATCAACCTGAGGTGCCTGTATTCCTCGCAGGGTCTCGATACGCATTCGGGATTCACCCTCTCCGGAGCGCTCAATCCGGACGGCACCGATGCCGACGGCCCCTGGCTCGTGGTCAAGGACATCAACAATACCTACCAGTCCTACTGGCTGGACTACCAGAATTACAGGGGGTATACCGGCGTGACGGCGCTGACGACGAGTTGGACCGGCGTGTTCAAGCCCAAGCCCAGCGCCACGGGGGCCGACCTGATCAAGACCCCCCTGTGGTATGCCGCCAAGTGGGGAGGATTCGAGGACGCCGACGGCGATGACGTGCCCGACCTCCAGCAGGAGTGGGACAAGGGGAAGACCGGAACGCCCGACACCTATTTTTACGTGACAAGCCCGCTAAAGCTCGAAAACGCGCTGAACAGCTCCTTTTCCGACATTCTGCGGCGTGCCGCCGCGGGAACTGCGGCGTCGGTCATCTCCAGCACGCGTTCCGGTGAAGGCGCCATCTACCAAGCGCTCTTTTATCCCGAATTCAAGGACGACCTCGGAAACACCGTGAACTGGGTGGGCGAGATCCACTCGATGATGGTGGATTCCTATGGGAATATGAGGGAGGACACCAACGGAAATCACGTGCTCGACGTGACGAACTGCCCCGACGACGTGAGCGGCAACCCCCTGTGCGACTACATTCTGCAGTTCAGCTCGGAATTCATCAACATAGTTTACAAGTACAACGACGCCAATGGGAACAGCCAGCTCGACACCGACGAAACCGTCAGTCCCATCACCATCGGCACCATGCGAGGCTGCCGGGCCGATGAAATGGCGCTGCCGATCGCATCGCGCCAGTGCATCGCGTACCTGTGGTCGACGAGCGCCACGATGAACGCCATCGCGGATTCCGACATCATCACCCAGCGCAGCTCCTACGACGACACCAGCAACAAGCGGTACGTCTTCACCTTCATCGACGGGAAGGACAGCATCGGGAACATCGACATGATTCCGCAAAGCACGGAAATCGTCGATTTTACCGAAGCCAACTCGGAAATCATCAAACCTTACCTGCACATGTACAAGCCGATTTTCGGGACCTTGCCCGGCTGGGTTCCGACGGTGAGCATGACCGCCGGCACCCCGTACCAGGATTTCCTGTCGAAGCAGGCGAAGCGGATCATCAATTACATCCGCGGCCAGGATCAGGCAGCCTACACGTCCTCCACGTCTCCGGCCTACACCATCCCGGCGATGCGGCCCAGGCAATCCAACTATGACGAAAGCGGGACCGCCGAAACCTGGAGGCTCGGGGACATCGTGTATTCCACCCCGACCGTGGTGGCGGCGCCCTCCGAAGATTTCGATCTTCTCTACAAGGACACCAGCTACATCGATTTCTACCGCAAGTACCGGAACAGGCGGATCGTCATCTACGCGGGAGGAAACGACGGCATGCTGCATGCCTTCAACGCGGGTTTCTACAGCTCGAGACACAAGAAGTTCTGCCTGGACTGGAATTCGAGCCTTACCGATCCTTGCCTCGATGCGGGCCGGGATCTGGGCACCGAGCTGTGGGCATATGTTCCGTATAACCTGCTGCCGCATCTCTACTGGCTGACCGATGCGGCGTACACTTCCGAATATCATGTCAACTACGTGGATTTGAAACCAAGAATCTTCGACGCCAAGATCTTCGCGGCGGATACCGACCATCCCAACGGATGGGGAACGGTGATGGTGGTCGGAATGAGATTCGGGGGAGGCAAGATCCGGGCCGATCTGAACCACGACAACACTTACAGCACCTCGAGCACGCCCGCGGACCGGATCATGAGATCGTCCTTCTTCGTCATGGACATCACGAATCCGGAGGTTCCCCCGAAGCTCCTGGCGGAGATTTCGGATGATTCCCTCGGGTTCACGACGTGTTATCCCGCCGTGCTCACAATGAAAGACAAGAACCCCACGGCCACTTTGAACGACTGGTACCTGGTGCTCGGGTCGGGACCGCACGGGGCCGGCGGGCCCGACGGCAACCCCGGCGCCGACAACACGGCGCTCACGTACGGCACGAGCGACCAGCCGGGCAAAATCGTGCTGGTGAGCCTCAACAACCTGGCGCAAGGGACCACGGCCATGCAGACCCTCGACGGAACCACCGACGCCTTGTCGTTGGCCGGCCAGGTGAAGCCGTTCTCCAGCCTCGATACGTATTCCTTCATTTCCGATCCCATCGCCGTGGACTACGACCTCGACTACAAGGCGGATTCAATCTATTACGGCACCGTAATGGGAGGCTTCGTCACGGCTCCGGTAGCCGGCCCCATCCCGACCTCGCCTCCTCCGTGGGGCGGGAAGCTGCGACGGCTCGTAACGGCCGACGATCCGGATCCTGCCACCTGGATCAAGAACAGCGTCCTTATCGACCTGTCCAACATCATCACGTACGATGGCGGCGGCGCGGTGGTGAAGGACTATCGTTACGGTCAGCCCATTGTCGCCGCCCCCGCGATCGGCAAGGACGCGAGCAAGAACTGCTGGGTGTTCTTCGGAACGGGCAGGTTCTACAACCGGTTGGACGCCACCGATGCCACGAGCAACAATATGATGTCCTACTACGGTATCAAGGAGCCGGCGACCGGCACCAATCCTCCCGTTCTCACCTGGGCCACGGTGGATCGCAGGGATTTGCTCGATGTGACCCAGGCGCAGGTTTTCGAGGGAGGCTCCACGGTCCAGGGCGTTACGGGCGCGACAAATTTCGACGCGCTCAGGTCCCTCGTTGCCACGAAATCGGGCTGGTTGATCGATTTCGTCAACCCGACGTCGCCCTTTCTCACCGGGGAACGGAACCTCGGTCAGGCCACCCTGCTGGGCGACATTCTCACGTTCACCACCTACACGCCTTCGACGAACGTCTGCAAGTTCGAGGGAACCAGTGTATTGTACGCCTGTTATTACGGCACGGGCACGGCCTATCCGGAATCCGTCATCGGGCTCGGCACCAACTTTGTCGTCGAAGGCGGCACCAACAAGTTTGAGGTGTTGAGGAAGGTCTCCCTGGGACAAGGCCTGACCCTGACGCCGAACATCCATACCGGGAGGGAAGACGGTTCGAACGTCTACGTCCAGACGAGTACCGGCACGATCCTCCAGCTCAAGGAGGCAAACCCCGGCATGGTGAAGAGCGGCAAGGCCGGGTGGGAGGAATGGATGACACAGTACTAA
- a CDS encoding type IV pilin protein, which produces MNGKPGFTLVELMVVTAIVAILAAVATPAYINHQNRARQTEAVEALLRARMDQESFWAENNHYANTIGCLYSFGATPSKTAWYTSDAGKGYVVTTTTILVTARRTIPTTGASDVLTLTVAGTERYPTVSNPAATKFSLFTWLFK; this is translated from the coding sequence ATGAACGGAAAACCTGGGTTCACTCTTGTAGAGCTGATGGTGGTCACCGCCATCGTGGCCATACTTGCCGCCGTGGCGACTCCGGCATACATCAACCATCAAAACCGGGCGAGGCAGACCGAGGCGGTTGAAGCGCTGCTGCGCGCCAGGATGGACCAGGAATCCTTCTGGGCCGAAAACAACCATTACGCAAATACCATCGGTTGTCTGTATTCTTTCGGCGCCACTCCATCCAAGACCGCCTGGTACACGAGCGACGCCGGCAAAGGCTATGTCGTCACCACAACCACCATTCTGGTTACGGCGCGACGAACGATTCCGACAACCGGGGCGAGCGACGTTCTCACCTTGACGGTTGCCGGCACCGAGAGGTACCCGACGGTGAGCAACCCGGCAGCCACGAAATTTTCCCTGTTCACCTGGCTGTTCAAATAG
- a CDS encoding MORN repeat-containing protein: protein MRYCLAFLVAVFLLFPPTLRAQCLEGDCSDGRGTFRSPDGGTYTGQFRNELPHGRGNYVSQNGGYYEGEFQFGEFISGTARFVTKNGDRYEGEYSNGNMNGKGILYVKNGDVYRGDFKNGSPEGDGSYSFQDGTYSQGRFSGGKLNGPGVFFLKEGTLDAEFKDNDPVRGKFKFKDGAEYVGGFKNGKFDGHGTITLPDGTQMEGEFKEGTLVEKK, encoded by the coding sequence ATGAGGTATTGTCTTGCATTTCTTGTGGCTGTTTTCCTGCTTTTCCCCCCGACGTTGCGCGCGCAGTGCCTGGAGGGTGACTGCTCGGATGGGCGAGGTACGTTCAGAAGCCCCGACGGCGGAACGTATACGGGGCAGTTCAGAAACGAGTTGCCGCATGGACGAGGAAATTACGTCTCCCAAAATGGCGGCTATTACGAAGGAGAATTCCAGTTCGGTGAATTCATAAGCGGAACGGCAAGGTTCGTCACGAAAAACGGCGATCGATATGAAGGGGAATACAGCAACGGCAACATGAACGGCAAGGGAATTCTGTATGTCAAGAACGGTGACGTCTACCGCGGCGATTTTAAGAACGGGAGCCCCGAGGGAGACGGGAGTTACTCGTTTCAGGACGGGACCTATTCCCAGGGCAGGTTCAGCGGCGGCAAACTGAACGGCCCCGGGGTCTTCTTTCTGAAAGAAGGCACGCTCGATGCGGAGTTCAAGGACAACGACCCGGTCCGGGGCAAGTTCAAGTTCAAGGACGGCGCCGAATATGTGGGGGGATTCAAGAACGGCAAATTCGACGGCCACGGAACCATCACCCTTCCGGATGGAACGCAAATGGAAGGGGAGTTCAAGGAAGGCACCCTGGTGGAAAAGAAATAG
- a CDS encoding sensor histidine kinase, with protein MRKEKTEALPGPDYARREHLRQHHELQILFDISSALHYSPHLQDVLQRALMSILGTLKFKMGAIYLARETSDEQWLLELAAHHGFSATLLNCIQFLSIPTNLMDKYHHQQPVRWFPATKITFTALRERMEEEGIEEIICISLMSQKKVLGLLYVTNDGALQLKPDRSEFLTTIGQQLGVSIQNAQLFDSVERAKSELEISFDAIQHSIFLVDRRMRIYRVNRTSEMVYGKVEDLLGKKYTQILYGKDQPHLECPIWACLWGGQPVQREGPHPRWGGYYHYYAFPVFNPTGSLERVVYYEKDATEARKLEQRLQQTERLKALGTLAAGIAHEIRNPLATINFNTQMLQRELHLDAAQQQMFDDVLKEIRKMDRIVQQVLHFARPREPQFQPNQLNEVVRYCMDMAKAYLVKANVVVCLDTSDGLPSVVMDFSQICQVVMNVIINAIESMPNGGNLTVATERQADPPSLVLQVTDTGTGILEEDKDRIFDPFFTRKPEGTGMGLSISRQILEKHGAFVDVETEPGKGTTFRIIFPLKPVVPQIEPAPEPGDAIMESKPAIQ; from the coding sequence ATGAGAAAAGAAAAGACCGAAGCACTTCCCGGGCCGGATTACGCCCGGAGAGAACATTTGCGCCAGCATCACGAACTCCAGATCCTCTTCGACATCTCTTCCGCACTTCACTATTCACCGCACCTGCAGGACGTACTGCAGCGGGCACTCATGAGCATCCTCGGCACGCTGAAGTTCAAGATGGGGGCGATCTACCTTGCGCGGGAAACCTCCGACGAGCAATGGCTGCTCGAATTGGCCGCCCATCACGGTTTCTCAGCCACTCTGTTGAATTGCATCCAGTTTCTGTCGATACCCACCAACCTGATGGACAAATACCACCATCAGCAGCCGGTCCGCTGGTTCCCGGCCACCAAGATCACTTTCACCGCGCTGCGGGAGCGCATGGAAGAGGAGGGAATCGAGGAAATCATCTGCATTTCGCTGATGTCTCAAAAGAAGGTGCTCGGCCTGCTGTACGTGACCAATGACGGTGCCCTTCAGCTCAAGCCGGACCGGAGCGAATTTCTGACGACCATCGGCCAGCAGCTCGGCGTGTCCATTCAGAACGCCCAGTTGTTCGATTCGGTGGAGCGGGCCAAGAGCGAGCTCGAGATCAGCTTTGACGCCATCCAGCACAGCATCTTCCTGGTGGACCGGCGCATGAGAATATACCGGGTCAACAGGACGAGCGAGATGGTTTACGGCAAGGTGGAAGACCTTCTGGGGAAGAAGTACACGCAGATCCTTTACGGCAAGGACCAGCCCCACCTGGAATGCCCGATCTGGGCCTGCCTCTGGGGCGGGCAGCCGGTGCAGCGCGAAGGGCCGCATCCTCGCTGGGGAGGCTACTATCACTACTACGCGTTTCCGGTCTTCAATCCGACGGGTTCCCTCGAGCGAGTTGTCTACTACGAAAAAGACGCGACGGAAGCCCGCAAGCTGGAGCAACGGCTGCAGCAGACGGAACGGCTGAAGGCGCTGGGGACGCTGGCCGCCGGCATCGCCCACGAGATCCGCAACCCGTTGGCGACCATCAATTTCAACACCCAGATGCTGCAAAGGGAACTGCATCTCGACGCCGCGCAGCAGCAGATGTTCGATGACGTGTTGAAGGAAATCCGGAAGATGGACCGGATTGTTCAGCAGGTGCTGCATTTTGCACGGCCCAGGGAACCCCAGTTCCAGCCCAACCAGCTCAACGAAGTGGTCCGCTACTGCATGGACATGGCCAAGGCCTATCTTGTGAAGGCCAATGTGGTGGTCTGCCTCGACACGAGCGACGGTCTCCCGTCCGTGGTCATGGATTTCAGCCAGATATGCCAGGTGGTGATGAATGTGATCATCAACGCCATCGAGTCCATGCCCAATGGAGGAAACCTCACCGTCGCCACCGAACGCCAGGCTGACCCGCCTTCCCTGGTGCTGCAGGTGACCGATACGGGAACGGGCATCCTTGAAGAAGACAAAGACCGGATTTTTGATCCATTCTTCACTCGAAAACCCGAGGGGACGGGGATGGGGCTGAGCATTTCACGGCAGATCCTGGAGAAACACGGCGCCTTTGTCGACGTCGAGACCGAACCGGGAAAAGGCACGACCTTTCGAATCATCTTCCCCCTCAAACCCGTGGTCCCCCAGATAGAACCCGCCCCTGAGCCGGGCGACGCCATTATGGAGAGCAAGCCTGCGATCCAGTGA
- a CDS encoding HpcH/HpaI aldolase/citrate lyase family protein has translation MEESIRLRRSIISVPANREKMVVKAFSLPVDVIMLDLEDSVPFQEKDEARKRVVAAFREQDWKGKVRSYRINGMDTPFAYRDIIDVVEEAGDFIDVIVVPKVNDASEIKAIDYLLTQIEMRMGRTRRIGLEASIETAEGMLRAGEIAFSSTRLETLVFGVADYSASLTMMSKGISGHGDKEEFYPGHRYHFPLSMMAMAAKAAGLAAIDAPYGDYRDPEGLRRSCILSAALGYDGKWVIHPDQVEIINQVYTPSQEDVERSRRICEAHEEAKRAGCGSLAIDGKMVDAASIRVAKGISVQWERIKSRSEGS, from the coding sequence GTGGAAGAGTCGATCCGCCTGCGTCGTTCGATCATTTCGGTTCCGGCAAATCGTGAAAAAATGGTGGTCAAAGCGTTTTCCCTTCCCGTGGACGTCATCATGCTGGACCTTGAGGACAGCGTGCCGTTCCAGGAGAAGGACGAAGCCAGGAAAAGGGTGGTCGCCGCCTTTCGGGAACAGGACTGGAAGGGCAAAGTCCGCTCCTACCGCATCAACGGAATGGACACTCCCTTTGCCTACCGGGACATCATCGACGTCGTCGAAGAAGCGGGGGACTTCATCGACGTCATCGTGGTGCCCAAAGTCAACGATGCAAGCGAAATCAAGGCGATTGACTATCTTTTGACCCAGATCGAGATGCGGATGGGACGGACGCGGCGCATCGGCCTCGAAGCCTCCATCGAAACCGCCGAGGGGATGCTCCGGGCGGGTGAAATCGCCTTCAGCTCAACACGGCTCGAGACGCTCGTTTTCGGCGTTGCCGATTACAGCGCCTCTCTGACCATGATGAGCAAGGGGATCAGCGGGCACGGGGACAAGGAGGAATTTTACCCCGGGCACCGGTATCACTTTCCTCTGAGCATGATGGCCATGGCCGCGAAAGCGGCGGGACTGGCCGCCATCGACGCGCCTTACGGCGACTACCGCGATCCGGAAGGCCTGCGGCGCTCATGTATCCTCAGCGCCGCGCTCGGCTACGACGGAAAGTGGGTCATTCACCCGGACCAGGTTGAAATCATCAATCAAGTCTACACGCCTTCCCAGGAAGATGTCGAGCGTTCCCGGCGCATTTGTGAGGCCCATGAAGAGGCGAAACGGGCGGGATGCGGCTCTCTGGCCATAGACGGTAAGATGGTGGACGCAGCTTCCATAAGGGTCGCCAAGGGGATCAGCGTGCAATGGGAGCGGATCAAGAGCAGGTCGGAAGGCTCTTGA